From Ramlibacter tataouinensis, the proteins below share one genomic window:
- a CDS encoding DNA polymerase III subunit delta' — MSGVAPWIAAQAQRLLAQRGHALLLQGPSGLGQYTLALALARAWLCEQPSPAGACGACESCHAIEVRTHADLAVLMPETAMMALGWPLSEKAQAEIDDKKRKPSREIRIEAMRDAIEFAQRTSGRGRGKVVLVYPAERMNAFTANALLKTLEEPPGDARFVLASEAAHQLLPTIRSRCMAHTMAWPGEPDAVRWLQEQGVAATDVAPLLRAAGGRPEDALAYSRAGIDARRWAALPQAMARGDVGAIAGWTPAQAVDGLLKLCHDLMAAGCGAAPRFFEAKDLPPAPSQAALGGWSRELAATFRTVEHPFNAGLLFEALVSRARSALHSGLNR; from the coding sequence GTGAGCGGTGTGGCCCCGTGGATCGCGGCCCAGGCGCAGCGCCTGCTGGCGCAGCGCGGCCATGCCTTGCTGCTGCAAGGACCTTCCGGACTGGGGCAATACACCCTGGCGCTGGCGCTGGCGCGCGCCTGGCTGTGCGAGCAGCCCAGCCCCGCGGGCGCCTGCGGGGCCTGCGAAAGCTGCCATGCGATCGAGGTCCGCACGCACGCCGACCTGGCGGTGCTGATGCCGGAGACGGCCATGATGGCGCTGGGCTGGCCCCTGAGTGAAAAGGCCCAAGCCGAGATCGACGACAAGAAGCGCAAGCCCAGCCGCGAGATCCGGATCGAAGCCATGCGCGATGCGATCGAGTTCGCGCAGCGCACCAGCGGGCGGGGACGCGGCAAGGTGGTGCTGGTGTATCCGGCCGAGCGCATGAACGCGTTCACCGCCAATGCGCTGCTGAAGACGCTGGAAGAGCCCCCGGGCGACGCCCGCTTCGTGCTGGCCAGCGAAGCGGCGCACCAACTGCTGCCCACGATCCGCAGCCGATGCATGGCGCACACCATGGCCTGGCCCGGCGAACCGGACGCTGTGCGCTGGCTGCAGGAGCAGGGCGTGGCCGCGACCGACGTGGCGCCTCTGCTGCGCGCGGCCGGCGGCCGGCCCGAGGACGCGCTGGCGTATTCTCGCGCCGGCATCGATGCCCGGCGCTGGGCTGCGCTGCCGCAGGCCATGGCGCGCGGCGACGTCGGCGCGATCGCCGGCTGGACGCCGGCCCAGGCCGTGGACGGACTGTTGAAGTTATGCCACGACCTGATGGCCGCCGGCTGCGGCGCGGCGCCCCGGTTCTTCGAAGCCAAGGACCTGCCGCCGGCGCCTTCCCAAGCAGCGCTGGGTGGCTGGTCGCGCGAACTGGCTGCGACCTTTCGCACGGTCGAACACCCGTTCAACGCAGGCCTGCTGTTCGAGGCGCTTGTGAGCCGGGCCCG
- the mltG gene encoding endolytic transglycosylase MltG, translated as MRRFFLTVFFLMVLMGAAAAGWGLWWVNQPLRMAAPPVDLSIEPGTLPRNVAQAVKDAGVDVQPDLLYLWFRVSGQGRLIKAGSYELEAGITPTTLLAKLARGEETLRAVTMVEGWNFRQVRAALDKAEALKPETRGLSDEAVMGLLGRAGQHPEGRFFPETYNYAKGSSDVAVLRRAMRAMDKRLAEAWAQRSPQTAAKTPDEALILASIIEKETGRAADRPLVAAVFNNRLRVGMPLQTDPTVIYGIGPSFDGNLRKKDLQTDTPWNTYTRAGLPPTPIAMPGRASLLAAVQPAPGGALYFVARGDGSSQFSSSLDEHNRAVNKYQRKQ; from the coding sequence ATGCGTCGCTTCTTTCTGACGGTTTTCTTCCTGATGGTCCTGATGGGTGCCGCTGCGGCGGGTTGGGGCCTGTGGTGGGTGAACCAGCCCCTGCGCATGGCCGCGCCGCCTGTGGACCTATCGATCGAACCCGGCACGCTGCCGCGCAATGTCGCACAGGCGGTGAAGGATGCCGGCGTCGACGTTCAGCCCGACCTGCTCTACCTCTGGTTCCGTGTTTCGGGCCAGGGACGGTTGATCAAGGCCGGCAGCTACGAGCTGGAAGCGGGCATCACCCCCACGACCCTGCTGGCCAAGCTGGCGCGCGGCGAGGAGACCCTGCGCGCGGTGACCATGGTCGAGGGCTGGAACTTCCGGCAGGTGCGCGCGGCGCTGGACAAGGCGGAGGCGCTCAAGCCCGAAACGCGCGGACTGAGCGACGAGGCCGTGATGGGCCTGCTCGGGCGTGCCGGCCAGCATCCGGAAGGACGATTCTTTCCGGAGACCTACAACTATGCCAAGGGCTCCAGCGACGTGGCGGTGCTGCGGCGGGCCATGCGCGCGATGGACAAGCGGCTGGCCGAGGCCTGGGCCCAGCGCTCGCCGCAAACCGCGGCCAAGACGCCGGATGAAGCGCTGATCCTGGCCAGCATCATCGAGAAAGAGACCGGCCGGGCGGCCGACCGGCCGCTGGTGGCCGCGGTGTTCAATAACCGGCTGCGGGTGGGCATGCCGCTGCAGACCGACCCGACGGTCATCTACGGCATCGGCCCGTCCTTCGACGGCAACCTGCGCAAGAAAGACCTGCAGACCGACACGCCCTGGAACACCTACACGCGCGCCGGCTTGCCACCGACGCCCATCGCCATGCCGGGGCGGGCCTCGTTGCTGGCCGCGGTGCAGCCGGCGCCGGGCGGCGCGCTGTACTTCGTGGCGCGCGGCGACGGCAGCAGCCAGTTCAGCTCGAGCCTCGACGAGCATAATCGCGCCGTCAACAAATACCAACGCAAGCAATGA
- the tmk gene encoding dTMP kinase: MTRGLFISFEGIDGAGKSSHVQALAEAFRAQGRAVTLTREPGGTPLAEKLRALALNEPMDALTEALVMFAARRDHLLQVIEPALARGDVVLCDRFTDATFAYQGGGRGFDWSVLSQLERWVQATHHAALREPDLTLLFELDPAIAAQRLAGARVPDKFESQPVEFFTRVAAGYGRRAAADPARFGRIDGDQPRDAVWQDVLRCVRERGWLS, translated from the coding sequence ATGACCCGCGGCCTGTTCATCAGTTTCGAAGGCATCGACGGCGCGGGCAAGTCCAGCCATGTGCAGGCGCTGGCCGAGGCCTTCCGGGCGCAGGGCAGGGCGGTCACGCTGACGCGCGAGCCGGGCGGCACGCCGCTGGCCGAAAAGCTGCGCGCGCTGGCGCTGAACGAACCCATGGACGCGCTGACCGAAGCACTGGTGATGTTCGCGGCCCGGCGCGATCACCTGCTGCAGGTGATCGAGCCGGCACTGGCGCGCGGCGACGTGGTCCTGTGCGACCGTTTCACCGACGCGACCTTCGCCTACCAGGGCGGCGGACGGGGCTTCGACTGGTCGGTGCTGTCCCAGCTCGAGCGCTGGGTGCAGGCGACACACCACGCGGCGCTGCGCGAGCCCGACCTGACGCTGCTGTTCGAACTGGACCCGGCCATCGCGGCCCAGCGCCTGGCCGGCGCGCGCGTGCCGGACAAGTTCGAGTCGCAGCCGGTCGAATTCTTCACCCGCGTGGCCGCTGGCTACGGCCGGCGCGCCGCGGCCGATCCCGCCCGCTTCGGCCGCATCGACGGCGACCAGCCCCGCGATGCCGTCTGGCAGGACGTGCTGCGCTGCGTGCGCGAGCGCGGGTGGCTGTCGTGA